The sequence TTACTTTTCGACAAATGAGAAACATTTCCGTGGTGTTATATAcagatgaaaaaatgtagttatTGAACAATTATACCTCAGATTATGTGGTATATGCAGATGCtttaatagagagagagagaggatgagagagagagagagtgagagagagagagagagagagagagggcaggagagagagagtagtatattatgagagagagaggagtagatgagagagaggagaggagagggggTTCGGGAGAGAGATTAGAGAGAGATaggaggagggagggatggGAGAGAGTAAAAAGAGAGGAAGATTGATGTGACTATCTACAATGAATTAAACGAGCAGTATAGGCGCTGAACTGTCAAATGCCATGTGAATCGGTGCAGTAGGAATTAAACCTGGCAGTATaacactgtgtttttaaatatatgcatttttttccataggcaggacagtacacaGTACAGTCTTTGATATGGTAGTTATTAGGCATTACAATTAGTTGCTGGTAATGATGCAGTATCATTTGAGTTACTAATATTTTGTGTGTAATCACATTTTGCACTAATGGGGCAGTATCTCTTTTTTCAGAAACAGAAAGTGAAAGATCAGTAAATGAAAGTAAGGCAGTattattagcagtagtagtagtaggagtagtagtagtagtagtagtagtagcagtagcagcagcagcagtaacagcagtagcagcagtagcagcagtagtagtagcagtagcaccagcagtagtagcagtagtagtagtagtaatagtagtagtagtaatagtagtagtagcagcagcagtagtagtagtggcagcagcagcagtaatagtagtagtacagtaggAGTAGCAGAAAAGTGATATCAACCGTGATAGTATATTATGTGTTATATACAGATGAATTAAAGGGGCGGTATATTAAGGGTTATATATAGATCAATTAATGGGGCAGTATCAAGAGTGATAGTATATTCTGGGTTATATATAGGTGGATTAATGGGGCAGTATCAAGAGTGGTGGTAtattatgtgttatatatagatGAATTAATGGGGCAGTATCAAGAGTGGTAGTATATTATGTGTTATATACAGATGAATTAAAGGGGCAGTATCAAGAGTGGTGGTATATTGTGTGTTATATACAGATGAATTAATGGGGCAGTATCAAGAGTGGTGGTATATTGTGTGTTATACACAGATGAATTAAAGGGGCAGTATCAAGAGTGGTGGTATATTATGTGTTATACACAGATGAATTAAAGGGGCAGTATCAAGAGTGGTGGTATATTATGTCTTATACACAGATGAATTAAAGGGGCAGTATGAAGAGTGGTAGTATATTATGGGTTATCTACAGATAAATTAAAGAGGCAGTATCAAGAGTGGTAGTATATTATGGGTTATATACAGATAAATTAAAGGGGCAGTATCAAGAGTGGTAGTATATTATGGGTTATATATAGGTGGATTAAGGGGGCAGTATCAAGAGTGGTAGTATATTATGAGTTATACATAGATGAATTAAAGGGGCAGTATTAAGAGTGATAGTATATTATGTGTTATATACAAATGAATTAAAGGGGCAGTATCAAGAGTGATAGTATATTATGTGTTATATACAAGNNNNNNNNNNNNNNNNNNNNNNNNNNNNNNNNNNNNNNNNNNNNNNNNNNNNNNNNNNNNNNNNNNNNNNNNNNNNNNNNNNNNNNNNNNNNNNNNNNNNNNNNNNNNNNNNNNNNNNNNNNNNNNNNNNNNNNNNNNNNNNNNNNNNNNNNNNNNNNNNNNNNNNNNNNNNNNNNNNNNNNNNNNNNNNNNNNNNNNNNCACAACATACAGATGGAAAGACACCACTTCACATCGCTTCGCAGGACAAAGCAATAACAGTGTATTTGCAAGAAAAAGGAGCTGAAATTAACATACACAATAACAATGGTAGAATACCACTTCATGAAGCAGTAAAATGTAATTCAGCTGATTGTGTAAAATATCTAGTAGAAAAAGGATCCAAGGTGAATTTGGCAGATGCTAATGGAATAACGCCACTTCTtcttgcatcaagtggtggtatGGCATCTTATTTACTTCGTAATGGAGCAGATCCTTTTGTGACAGATGTGGAGGGCAACTCGGCTTTGCACTTGGCTGTCAGTATGTCTTCTAATGCAGATTCATTAGCTTTAGTTGAACTATTAATTGAGAAGGGTGTTAAAGTCAACAGTATAAACAGACAAGGTGAAATCCCACTTCACATTGCTGCTGGAAAGAATTCATTGCAGATTGTAAGATACCTAGTTGAACAGGGGTCCGAGATAAACTTGCTCAATGGGAAAGGCATGTCACCACTTTATCGCACAGTATGGGTGATTGAAGGACCTTTTCATGTCAGTTTATATTTGTTGCATAAAGGAGCTGATCCTAATTTGATAGGCCAAGGGAGGGTGCCCCTTTTACACTTGGCACTTTTTAACGCATCTTTAGAATTTACAAAGGCATTAGTTCAGAAGAAGGCTAATTTGACTAGAGCTGACATATATGGTATGATGCCACTTCACGCCACAATTAAGTATAAGAATTCATTGGAATTTGTAAAATGCCTTGTTGAAAATGGatccaatgttaatattaaGAACAAGGGAAGCACACCACTTCATGTGGCGATAACTGTTAAGAGTTTTGACGTGTGTCTTTATCTACTTGATAAAGGAGCAGACCCCAATGCCACTGATGCAGAACAGAATTCTCCACTGCACTTGGCTGTTGAAGTGAATTCTCTACACTTAGTGGAAGCATTAATTGAAAGAGGTGCCAATTTGAATGCAGTCAATGCAGTTGCAAGTTCACCTCTGCACTTGGCAGTTCGAAAGGACAATTTAGTATTAGTAAAACAATTAGTTGAAAAGGGAGCAAAGCTAAATGTTGTAGATTCGTCTGGGAACACACCACTTCACTCTGCTGCACAATACAGTTCAGTGGTGATGGTCAGGTATCTAGTAGAGAAGGGTTTACAAATAGATCTACCAAATGGAACTGGAATGACGCCCATTCATCTGGCAGCTCGACACAATGAAtgtgaagtgtgtgtgtatctacTTGATAGAGGGGCTGATCCCAATGTAACTGATGCAGATAGCAAATCACCTTTGCACTTCGCTGCTTGTAATACACATTTAGATATAGTAGAAACATTGGTGCAACATGGAGCCAAAGTGAATGATTTGGATAAATTTGAATACACTCCACTTTACATTGCTGCTAAGGGAGGCTCCTTGAAAACTGTGAGTTATCTAATAGAAAGGGGACACCAGATAAAGCCAGCAAATGACTATATAATGATGCTTTTTAATTTGGCAGTAGAATATAATACagaagatgtgtgtgtgtatttacttGCTAAAGCATCAAACCCAACTTTAGTGGGCAATACAGAGATGGATTCACTAATACACATTGCAGCACGAAGATGTTGGTTAAGTTTAATTAAGGCATTAATTGAAAGTGGAGCCAACGTGAACGAAGTGGACAGATGTGGTAGAACCCCTCTTCTGAGTATGTTACAGTACTACTCTGAAGACATCTGGAAAAGGCCAGATCCTCTGGAATGTATGGTTTGCCTCATAGACCAAGGTGCAGAACTAAACACAAAGGACAATGAAGGCAGAATCCCACTTCATATAGCAGCAGCTTTTTGTTATCCGGAATTTGTCAAATGTTTAGTACGAAGTGGATCTGATATAAACATTAAAGATAATAATGGTTCAACACCACTCCACAAAGCACAAACACAGCCTATACGTGATCAAAGTCTATATTTACTAAAACATGGAGCTGACCCCAATGTGAAAGATACAGAAAACGTGTATCCTTTGCATATAGCAGCAGAGAATTGTGAACTGTCTTTCCTGAAAGCACTAGTGGAAAAGGGAGCCAATCTGAAAATAACAGATTCAGATGGTAACACCCCACTCCACTTAACTGTGGATGGACATTCAATAGAGTGTGTGAAGTATTTGGTAGGAAAAGGATGCGTAGTAAACGCAGCAAACAAGAAAGGAAATACACCACTTCATAATGCTGCAAAATTGAGAAATTCAAATATTGGTTTATATCTACTAACTAAAGGAGCTGACCCTAATGTAACAAATACAGAGAATATGTCACCTTTGCATTCGGCAGCAACAACAGAGCATTCAGATTTCGTGTATGCATTAGTTATGAATGGAGCCAAGCTGAATGCAGTGGATATCACAGGAGAGACCGCACTCCACAAAGCAGTATGCTGTACTCGGTTTAAAACTGTGCGTTGTCTGGTAGAAAAAGGATCAGACATAAACTTAGCAAATGCCTCTGGTAAAACACCGCTTGATCTGGCAGAAGGAGCCGACCTTTCAAATATTAGAGGATATCTCTTGGCTAAAGGACCTAGCCATGCCAAGGATATGTGCACGCCTACCCAGCAATAGGTGCAGCCATTCATTCATAATCATGTCTACTAATCACACGCCTCGCTAGTCAAGACCTTCTATCCCATAGACCTCATGTTCCAAGTGATACTAGTataaccggtctcggtggtgtcgtggttaagccatcagacataaggctagtagatACAGGGTtggcagcctggtaccggctcccacccagagcgagttttaacgactcaattggtaggtgtaagaccactaaaccctctt comes from Gigantopelta aegis isolate Gae_Host chromosome 13, Gae_host_genome, whole genome shotgun sequence and encodes:
- the LOC121387068 gene encoding serine/threonine-protein phosphatase 6 regulatory ankyrin repeat subunit A-like; translated protein: MASYLLRNGADPFVTDVEGNSALHLAVSMSSNADSLALVELLIEKGVKVNSINRQGEIPLHIAAGKNSLQIVRYLVEQGSEINLLNGKGMSPLYRTVWVIEGPFHVSLYLLHKGADPNLIGQGRVPLLHLALFNASLEFTKALVQKKANLTRADIYGMMPLHATIKYKNSLEFVKCLVENGSNVNIKNKGSTPLHVAITVKSFDVCLYLLDKGADPNATDAEQNSPLHLAVEVNSLHLVEALIERGANLNAVNAVASSPLHLAVRKDNLVLVKQLVEKGAKLNVVDSSGNTPLHSAAQYSSVVMVRYLVEKGLQIDLPNGTGMTPIHLAARHNECEVCVYLLDRGADPNVTDADSKSPLHFAACNTHLDIVETLVQHGAKVNDLDKFEYTPLYIAAKGGSLKTVSYLIERGHQIKPANDYIMMLFNLAVEYNTEDVCVYLLAKASNPTLVGNTEMDSLIHIAARRCWLSLIKALIESGANVNEVDRCGRTPLLSMLQYYSEDIWKRPDPLECMVCLIDQGAELNTKDNEGRIPLHIAAAFCYPEFVKCLVRSGSDINIKDNNGSTPLHKAQTQPIRDQSLYLLKHGADPNVKDTENVYPLHIAAENCELSFLKALVEKGANLKITDSDGNTPLHLTVDGHSIECVKYLVGKGCVVNAANKKGNTPLHNAAKLRNSNIGLYLLTKGADPNVTNTENMSPLHSAATTEHSDFVYALVMNGAKLNAVDITGETALHKAVCCTRFKTVRCLVEKGSDINLANASGKTPLDLAEGADLSNIRGYLLAKGPSHAKDMCTPTQQ